One segment of Polaribacter huanghezhanensis DNA contains the following:
- a CDS encoding ZIP family metal transporter, with protein MSYVLLIFSVLFGSLVVLLFKPSNKITRLLLSFSGAYLLSVTILHLMPEVFIETTDTKRIGIFILAGIIIQSVLESFSKGAEHGHIHVHSHDTKFPLLLFISLCIHAFSEGIPIHSEDVNLLWAIVVHKIPIAIVLTTFFIRSKSSKTTIFICLALFSLMSPLGIFAADNIGFFSKYHTEITALIIGVFLHISTIILFESSENHKFNLQKFIAVLLGILVTIFTL; from the coding sequence ATGAGTTATGTATTGTTAATTTTTTCGGTTTTATTTGGCTCATTGGTTGTTTTACTTTTTAAACCATCAAACAAAATTACACGCTTATTATTATCTTTTAGTGGTGCTTATCTACTGTCTGTTACTATTTTACATTTAATGCCAGAAGTTTTTATTGAAACAACGGATACAAAAAGAATTGGTATTTTTATTTTAGCAGGAATCATAATTCAGTCCGTTTTAGAATCGTTTTCTAAAGGTGCAGAACACGGACATATTCACGTACATTCTCATGACACTAAATTTCCGTTACTCCTTTTTATCAGCCTATGTATTCATGCTTTTTCTGAAGGAATTCCGATCCATTCAGAAGATGTAAATTTATTATGGGCAATTGTAGTACATAAAATTCCGATTGCCATCGTATTAACCACTTTTTTTATACGTTCAAAAAGTTCAAAAACAACAATATTTATCTGTTTAGCACTTTTTTCTTTGATGAGTCCTTTAGGTATTTTTGCTGCGGATAACATAGGATTCTTTTCAAAATATCATACAGAAATTACCGCATTAATAATTGGAGTATTTTTACATATCTCAACCATCATATTGTTTGAAAGCTCTGAAAACCACAAATTTAATCTACAGAAGTTTATTGCTGTTTTACTAGGTATTTTGGTAACTATTTTTACACTTTAG